A segment of the Chryseobacterium scophthalmum genome:
AAAATCATAAATAAAAAGAGTATCAAAAAACGAAACATTTTCATAAAACAAAGATATACATATATATAGTTTACCAAAAACTATTCACCAAGTGAAAAGCAAGATTGACCAAGTTTGAAGCAAAAAAATTTAATCCTGTTCTAAAGATTGCTTTTTTTATCTTTGAAATCTAAATTAATCATGAAATAAATGAAAAAGAAAATTTCTATCGTCTTTCTGTTGTGTTTTGTAATTACCAATTTTTATTCGCAAACTTATATTCATAACGTTACCGTTGTAGATGTTATCAACCAAAAACTCATTCCGAATCAAACGGTTGTTCTTACGAAGGAAATCATCTCAGAAATTAAACCTTCAAAGAAAATAAAAATTCCTAATAATGCTAAAACCATTAATGGTGAAGGGAAATTCCTAATTCCAGGAATGACAGATTCTCATGTGCATTTTTTCCAAAGTGGAGGTTTATATACAAGACCGGATGCTTTAGATTTAAGAAATAAGATGCCGTACGAAAAGGAAATTTCTTGGGTTCACCAAAATATGGAAGATTTTCTGAATCGCTATTTAAAATTGGGAATCACTTCTGTAATTGACGTGGGAGCAACGTATAACTTTTTATCTCAAAAAAACTCACTTCAAAAAGCAAATTTACCCACGGTTTATATGACAGGACCTTTATTGACAACCTATGAACCTGAAGTTTTTAAAAATCGTGGTAAAGACGAACCTTTCAAACTGGTTCTAACGGCAGAAGATGCCAAGAAAATGGTTCAGGAGCAACTTCCTTATAAACCTGATTTTATAAAAATATGGTACATTCTAGGTGGTGACAAAAAAGATATGGAAGCGAATGCACGAAAATATGAAGCTGTTGTAAAAAGCGCTATTGATGAGGCTCATAAAAACAATCTGAAAGTCGCAATACATGCTACAGAAAGAATTACAGCACAGATTGCAGTAGAAAACGGAGCAGATTTTCTTGTACATAATATTGAAGATGAAATCGTTCCGGATAGCTTTGTGAAATTATTAAAATCAAAAAAAGTTATTTTAAATCCTACTTTAACCGTTGCTGGAAATTATTACAAAACTTACGGTCAAAAAAACAATTACAATACTTTCGAGCTTAATAATTCTAATCCTGAAGCAATTGGTTCTATTCAAGATTTAAAACATTTGTCGGGTTCTTCTGATTCCGCAATTGTAAAAAAATTGAAAACAAGATTTAATCTGCCACAAATGGATGTTTATATTTCAAAAAAAGATTCCATACGAAGTATTAATTTGAAAAAATTATCCGACGGAGGCATAACTATTGCAGCGGGAACAGATGCCGGAAATATCGGAACTCAACATGCAACTTCTTTTATTTCTGAACTTGATGCCATGAAAAAAAGCGGTATGAGCAATTGGCAGGTTTTACAGTCAGCAACAATTAATCCGGCTAAAATTTTCAATAAAGAAAATATTTCAGGAAGTGTTTCTACAGGTAAAATTGCTGATTTGGTTTTATTAAATTCAAATCCGGTAGAAAATATTGAGCATCTTACTGAAGTAAATCTTGTTTTCAAAAACGGAGAAGCTATAGATTCTGAAAAAGCCATTAAAGAAACTCCGGAAATGTTAGTTCAGAAACAGCTAAACGGATATAACGCAAGAAACATTGATGCTTTCTTGGAGCCTTATTCGGAAGATGCAGAATTGTATACGTTCCCAAACAAACTTATCAGCAAAGGTAAAGAAGCGATGAGAACCAGCTACACCGAAATGTTTAAAAGACTGCCCGAACTCCACTGTGAAATTAAAAACAGAATTGTCAACGGTAATTTTGTAATCGATCAGGAAAGCGTTTCAGGGATGAGAAAAGGTCAAAAAGTAGAAGCTACAGCGATTTATGAAATTAAAGATGCCAAAATTATCAAAGTTTATTTTTTACCATAATCATTTTTCTTTATAAAAAAATTAAAGACAATTCTTTTGGAGTTGTCTTTTTTTTGTGCTTACCAAGTGAAAATCTGCATTCACCAAGTTGGTTTTAAACTGCTTTGAAAAGACGATTAAGTTTGTGGTCTAATTTAAACTTAATCATTATGAAAAACCATTTAAACTTAAGCAAAGCATCAGTTTTAGCTTTACTTTCATTGTTAATTTTTTCCATTTCTGTAAAAGCTCAAATGTCCGGAAATCAGGTTTACCGAGATGTAAATTCTTATAACAAAACATCAACCTTTTATCCGGAATCTAAACATTTTTATGCAACTGATTCTACACTCACAGTTACCGCAAGTATTTTGCTTAATCAAAAAGCAGATCAATTTAAAATCGCTTTAGGATTAAACGAAGAAGCAGAATCTCCTAAAAAGGCTCTCGAAAATATCAACTTACGAATTGCAAATTTCTTAAAAAGGCTGAGTTCATTGGGAATAAAAAAAGAAGAGGTGTATGTAGATTTTATTTCGCAAACCAAAGTGTATGATTTTGATATTGAACCTAATCAAAAACTGGTAAGTCAAAAAATTAAAGGATTTGAAATCAAGAAAAATATCATCATCAATACTAATGATCATTCAAAAATTGAAAAAATAATCTATGAGGCTTCTGATTTTCAAATCTACGACATCATCAAAATTGATTATATCAACACCAATATCGAGCAAATTCATCAAAATTTACTCAAAGAAGCTTACGCAATTATCAACAGAAAGAAAGATGACTATTTAGGGAAATTTAAGCACGAGCTCATCGGAAATCCGATTGCCAATTCTAATTTCTCATATGTATTTCCGGAAACCCAATATCAACAATACACCGCCTATGAAAGCTCGGATTTTGATGTCGTACGAGGAAATTACAACAATGATTACTACATCAAAAAGTTGGAAAGAAAAGGTAAAACATTCTATTATGAAGGCATAAAATATTTAGGCTATGATAAAGTCATTAATAATGAAACCCCTGAAATAGGAATTCAATATATGGTAAATCTGAGCGTAAAATATGACTTCAAGAAAAACAGATAATTTTTACCAAGTGAAAACTTCAATTCACCAAGTTGGTTTCAAACTGCTTTGAAAAGACCAATAAGTTTGTGATATAATTTAAACTTAATTCTCATGAAAAATTTATCCTATTTAGTTCATTTTGCTTTGGTATTTTCAAGTTGCCAGATTTTTTCTCAAACCAAATTAATATCCTACAAAAGCCACAGTGGAGATATGAAATATTTTGAAAAAAGTATTGTGGAAGACAGTTACAATACCAATTACTCTAATCTTGGAGTTGCACCGCAAAGATTTGTAACCAATTCGAAATTAGATAGCGTCATTATTATTGATGATAAAAAAAGCGTTATTGTTACCTCAAACTACTGTAAAATCAGAGGAAATGCAAATCCTGAAAAATGGAAATCTGGAAGAGATACCGTTTACAATCATCCCGTTTTTTCCCAAGAAAATATAGAAGCTGTAAAAAAAGAATTAAAAAGAGATTACAACTTTCAAAATGATATTGACAGCACAGTTTTTCTAAAATATGACAAGAAAACTAAAGAATACAAACCAATTACGTCTAAAAAAGTTATCAAAACGGCTGAGATAAAATCTTTCAAGTCAAAAGAAGAAATCATGTATTTGCTTGTATTAAGTATCGCTGTGTTTGCGTCTGTTTTTATTTATAGAAAAAATCGTTAAAAGTATTTCTGTGAAATTTAAATCAATATTTTTTAGACAGGCTACTGTTTTTTGCGGTGTTTTTTTTCTGCAGTTTATTCTATTTTTTCCGTTGAGCTTTTTAAACAATTTCCAGTTAAAAATTACAGATTTTATTTTTGGTGATCTTACTGGTTTTATTTTAGAATTTTTCTTCAATAAAAAGAATAGCAGAATAGATTACAGCTCAGATAGTTATTCGATGTTGGTTTTGATCATCATTTTACTTCTTACATCGTTAATTTTTAGTTTTCTGATAAAGAAAAAATGGACGAAACATTTCTTATTAATAACAGAATATGTTTGCGTAATTTACATTTCTGTTATATTGATAAAATATGGGATCGATAAAATTTTTACAGCTCAATTTCCCACACCTGAACCAAATATTCTTTTCACAAGATTCGGAAATTTGGACAAAGATATTTTATTCTGGAGCACGATTGGAACGTCTAAAATTTATAATATTATCATGGGTTCAATTGAACTTTTTTCAGGAGCTTTGTTATTATTCAAACGCAGTCGGTTTTTAGGATCATTATTGGCAATCATTAGTTTTGCTCAAATATTGATCATCAATATCAGTTTTGATATTTCTGTAAAATTATTTTCACTGATTTTACTTTTAATGAGCTTGTTTTTGGTCAGAAAAAGCGGATGGGAACTTATTCTAAAAATCATTAGTCTGCCAAAAAAGACTTTTTTTGACCAAACTTCATTTCTTCCGTATAAAACCTTTTTTAAGATTCTTATTTTAGGAACTGTATTTATAAAAATCGGAATACCATATTTCAATAATGATTTTGATGCAGAAAATAAAGATAATTCATTCAATTTAATAGGAGTTTATCAAGTAACTTCTTCCGAAAGTCCTTATCAATATTTATTTTTTCATAAAGACCAATATCTGATTTTCTTGGAAAGATCTTCCGAAAAGATGACTTCTTTTCATTATGATATTTCTTTTGATGATCACATTATCCTTGAAGATGATCAACATCATATTTCCAAACATTTATTAATGAAAAATGAGAAAGACAGCACCATTATTTTTTCTTTTGATCATCAAATGATTCATGCTAAACCTATTCAATACAAAAAAATGAATGCATTACAGGATAGATCTCATTTTTTGGTTGATTGACGTTTCTTCCACCAAGTGAAAACTTCAGTTCACCAAGTCTTCAAAATTTCAGTTTCAAATCGTGGTAATTTTACTTTAGAAATTTAAAACAAGAAATTTTAAAATAATAAATACATACATTATGAAACTGAAACACCTTTTATTAGTAGGAATCTTTGCAGCAGGAAGTTGGGTGAATGCGCAAGAAGTAAAGAAAAATGCAATTGAAGTAACGGGAGTTGCCGAAATGGAAGTAGAACCGGATGAAATCATCTTTAGTATCGGTATAAAAGCCGACAATAAAAATCAATTGGCAGACAGCGAAAAACTGTTGTTTGAAACACTGAAAAACAACGGTGTAAAAAATGAAGACATTAAATTTAAATCGATGTACCAGAATTTATATTCGAAAACAACGAAGTTTACCAAGAGTTTTCAATTTAAAGTTAATGCAAAAACCAATGTGAGTAAGCTTTTCGAAGATTTAAACCAAAAATGGGTAAGCAATCTGAATATTGCCGAAATTAAAAACACAAAAATTGCAGATTTCAGAAAAACGGTTAAAATTAATGCGTTGAAAGCGGCGAAAGAGAAAGCAGATTATCTTTTAGGAAGCATCAACAAAAAGACAGGAGATGCGATTGAAATCATTGAAATTGAAGATTACATGAGCGATTCTATTATGCCCGTTGCTTACAGAAGTAAAATGGCGAATGTACAGTTGGAAGCAGCCGACCAAAGTATGGATTATTCGTTCGACAACATCGAAAATATCAAACTGAAATACAGCATCAAAACGAAATACGAAATTCTTTAGTTTTTTAAGAGGCAGTCAGAAATGGCTGTCTTTTTTTCGCTTAAAAACTTCCACCAAGTGAAAACCTCAGTTCACCAAGTCTTCCAATTTTCGGTTTCTAATCAAAGTAATTTTACTGTAGAACTTTAAAACAATAAACAATGCGACACTCTATTTTAATACTCATTTTGATGGTTTCATTTTTTAAATCTCAGGAAATTAAAAAAGAAATCGACGTAAAACAGGCAACTGTATTTTTACAGGGCGCGAAAGTTTTCGGAAGCACGAACGTTACTCTTCAAAAAGGAAGAAACATCGTAAAAATTATTAACCTTCCAAATGATCTGGATGAAAACACTTACAAAATCAACCTTGAAAAAAACACTACCCTTTTATCAATCACTCCGCAAAGCAATTATCTTAAAAATGATGAACTGACTGATGGCGAAAAAAAACTAGATGATGAAAGAAAAAAATTTCAGAGACAAGTCAATTTATTGAATATTCAAATTAAAAATCTGACGGGTGAACAAAATATCATTAATGATAATCTTAAAGTTTCAACCAACGATAAATCAACTCCGCAAGAACAGTTGATAAAACTGACCGAATTTTACAGAAAAAGAATGCTGGATATCGATAATCAGGTTTTTCTTCTGACCGAACAAAAAACTACGCTTGATGAAAGTATTGCAAAAATCAACAAGCAATTTTCTGAAGAACAAACTCATAAAACACAAAACAGAAAAGAATTAATTCTTGAAATTCTTGCCGAAAATGAAATGAATCTGAATCTTGGACTAAGTTATATCGTTTCTAATGCAGGTTGGGTTCCTTCTTACGATTTGAGAGCTTTGTCAACTAAAAAACCTTTAGAAATTGTCTACAAAGGCAAAATCTACCAGAAAACCGGACAAGACTGGAACAATGTGAAACTTTTCGTGTCCACTTATAGACCTTCTTACAACCAAAACAGACCGATTCTATCACCACTTTACGTCGCAGAATATACGGCTTACAATAATGAGGATGCAAAAGTAGGTTATATGCAAAAAGCGAAAGCAGAAATGTCGAATTCTTATCAGATGAGAGCAGAAACTGCTGCACCAAGTCAGATTCCTGTTGCGACAGTTTCGGATAATCAGATGAACATTCTGTATGAATTGAATTATAATCAAACCATCGTAAGTCAGGAAAAAGAACAATATGTGATTTTAGATAAGAAAAATGTAGAAGCTAATTATAAATATCATACGGTCCCAAAACTGAACAATCAGGTTTTCTTAATGGCTTTTGTGAAAAACTGGCAGAATTTAAATCTTATTTCAGGTGAAGCGAATGTTTATTTTGAAGATAACTATATCGGAAAAACCAATATTACAAGCAATTATATAAAAGATGAATTCCCGATTTCTCTTGGCATTGATGAAAGAATTGTGGTAAAACGTATCAAACTTGAAGATAAAACGGCTCAAAAATCTTTCAATTCTAATAAATGGGAAACAGAATCTTACGAAATATCCATTAGAAATAATACGAAAGAAAGTATCGAACTGGAAGTTTTAGACCAGATTCCATTAAGTGAAAATCAGAAAATCACAGTGAAAACTTTAAACATCGGCGACGGAGATTTTGATACTAAAACTGGAAGCATTCTTTGGAACAGAAAGATCAACAGCGGAGCTTCAGAGAAAATCAATTTCTCTTATGAAGTAAAATATCCGAAGGAAATGCAAATTCAGTATTACAGTAGATAATTTGAAGTTTTGAATATAAATAATTGTTGGATTATCGCAAAGGCGCAATGATTTTAGACAAAATGAAGTGTTTTAAGGCGCAAGAAAATCAAAGATTTTCATTTAGAAATTGCTAATAAATTTTATTGAAGATAAAATCCTTGCGCCTTTAATATTAAAATTCTTGCGCCTTTGCGAATACCAACAAGATCAGAAATCTTTTAAAACTAAATTAAAAATAAAAGAATCATTAAAAACATACAATATGAACACATTAAAAGTTTTAACAGTAACAGCAAGCGTTTTCGCTTTTTTGAGTGCAGGTAAAATTTCAGACAATCGTTGCAGCAGCAAAGCCAACGAGAGAGAAATTGTAGAAAGTAACATTTCAAATCAGCCACAAATTTCGGTTTCAAAAGACAATAAAATTCAGGTTGCTTTGCTTTTGGACACTTCCAACAGCATGGATGGTTTGATAGACCAGGCAAAATCAAGACTTTGGAATATCGTCAATACGTTGACGACTTTAAAATACAACGGACAAGCGCCACAAGTAGAAATTGCTCTTTATGAATACGGAAATGATGGTTTAAAAGATGAAAATTACATCAGACAAGTAACTCCGTTGACGCAAGATTTAGATTTGGTTTCGGAAAAACTTTTTGCTTTAAAAACCAATGGTGGAAATGAATATTGCGGAGCGGTCATTCGTGATGCATCAGCCAATTTGAAATGGGACGGAAACGAGAAAAGCATGAAACTGATCTACATTGCCGGAAATGAACCTTTTGATCAAGGGAAAATCAGTTATAAAGATGTTATTTCTAAAGCTAAAACCAAAAACATTTACACGAATACGATTTTCTGCGGAAGCCGTGAAGAAGGCATTCAATCTCACTGGCAAAACGGAGCGAGCTTAGGAGACGGAAAATATTTTAATATCGACAGCGACCAAAAAGTAATTTATATTGAAACGCCTTATGATGTGAAAATTTCGCAGTACAATTCCAAGCTAAACGACACTTATATTTCTTACGGAAACCGTGGTTATGAAATGAAAAATAAGCAAACGACCCAAGATTCAAATGCAGAAATGCAGTCAGCTTCGAATGCTGTTGAAAGAGCTGTAAGTAAATCGAAGAAAAATGCTTACAAAAATGATCATTGGGATTTGGTGGATAAAGTTGAAAAAGACAAAAGCTACATTTCATCAATAAAAGAGGAAGAATTACCTTCTGAATTAAAAGGAAAAAGCAAAGATGAAATCAAAAAAATTGTAGCTCAAAAATCTGCAGACCGAGATAAGATTCAAAAAGAAATTGAAGTTCTCGCAAGAAAAAGACAGGAATTTATTGATGTTGAAACCAAAAAACGAGGAAGTTCTGAAGGCGATGATCTAGGAAAAGCAATTGAAAGATCTATTGTGGAATTGGCGAAAAAGAACGGATATAGTTTTTAGTTTCGAGTTCCGGGATACGAGATATAAGATACGAGGTTTATTTTTTTGAAAAATTAATTGATGTGCGGAAGTCCCAAAGGGACGACTTAGTAAAGGATAGGATAAAATCCTATCAACAAAAGTATTAAGTTTTTTATTCGGTTTTTAAAATTAGTAAAAGAACTGGTCTCAAACACCAGTTCCGTGAAACAGTGATGTGAATGTTAGTATTGTTTATTTTGTTTTGGGGTTCGGCTTCGCCGAACCCCAAAACTTTTTCAAAAAATGTAGCTTCAAAATTATCTTCCAAATTTGAAATATTCAGAAAGCTGATGCGCTTTATTTTTCATAAATGCCGAAGCCATTTCCATTCCGGTTACAGAAAAAGTAATTCCGTTTCCGCCAAATCCTAAAACGAAATACGAGTTTTTGAAACCTTCATGAGCCCCGATGTATGGAAGTCCGTCTTTCGTTTCACCAAAAGTTCCAGCCCACACAAAATCAGTGTAAAAATGATAATCAGGTTTTATTCTTTTCAGGTTTTTCAGAATTTCTTTTTCTTTTTTATTTAATAAAGAATCACGTTTTTGGGGATCAGAAAAATCTTCATCGCCACCGCCGATTAGTAGTCTTTCGTCGTCTGTAGATCGCATATAAATATAAGGATCATCGGTATTCCAAACGAGAGTATGTTCTATATTTTTAAATTTATCATTGTCAATTTCAGAAACTACAGCAAACGTACTTTTAAGATCTACGAAATGTTCTTTTATCATTGTTGAACTTTCATAACCTACACAATAAATAATTTTCTTTGCTTTAATATTAAAGCCATCAGTCGTTAATGCCAAATTATGATCTCGTAAATATTTCACCGATTTCATTTCTGTTTTATCAAAAACTTTTAAACCTTTATTGACATTAAACCTCAGCAATTCATGAGCAAATTTAAACGCATCAATACTTGCACCTTGTTTAGATAAAATTCCACCGTACGTATTTTGAAATCCGAATTTTTCCTCAATGTCTTCAATTCCGAGCCACGTCACATCAAATCCGGATTTTCTTCGGGCTTCATATTCCTTTTCCAGCCAAATCGCATCTTTCTTTTTCGAAGCAAAATATAAAGACTGTTTTCTTTTAAAACCAGATCGGGCTTTTATTTCTTTTGTAAGTTTTTCCAGGTCATCTATAGATTTCGAACAAGCTTTGTAACTTTCTACCGCACCTTTTTCGCCAATCATTTCAATCAATTCGTAAAGCGGAGTATCAATTTCATACTGCAACATCGAGGTTGTCGCTGAAGTGCTTCCGTTACAGATTTCACGTTTATCAATTAAAATCGTTTGATATCCGTCTTTTATCATTTGATGGGCAATAAGACTTCCTGTAATTCCGCCTCCAATAATAAGAACATCACATTCTTCATCAGATTTAAGGGAAGGATAGGAAGATATTAAACCATTTTTTAAAAGCCAGAAAGGTTCGTTAGATTTCAAGTCCATAGTTTTATTTTCAAAATCTCAGCAATAATTGAGCCTTAAATGTACCTATTCATTAATTATGGTTTAATTATTGATAAAATAAAATCACCAAAACCATTTAAAATATAAATTATGATAACAATACTTAATGATGCTCCGGAAAATGTAGCAGCTTTCAATGCAACTGGTGAAGTAACAAGAGAAGATTTTGAAAATCTTGTCATTCCGTATGTGAAGAGTAAAATAGAACAATTTGATGAATTAAATTACCTCCTTTATTTAGATACCGATTTAAGCAATTTTACGATGGGAGCCTGGCTTCAGGATGCGCTTTTAGGTATAAAAAATATTACCAAATGGAACAGAGCAGCCATTGTAACAGATGAGGAAGGAGTGCAGAATTTCACTGATATTTTTAGTGTTTTAATGCCCGGAGAATTTAAATCTTTTCCAAAAGAAAATCTCTACAATGCTTTGTATTGGTGTCAAAACGGAAATGAAGTTCATAAATAATTAACAAAAAAGAGAAGCAATTGCTTCTCTTTTTTTATTGGTCACAGGTAGCACATTCTACCGCTATTTCTTTTTCGTCTTCATCTGATGAACGGTACAGATAAAAATAAACAATACTAATAATTAACCCAATCACGGTCATCCCGACTCCAACAAGCGAAGGATAATTGTAAGACAAACCGTGTTCCAAGGGAATTCCACCTAAGAAAGCACCCATTGCATTTGCAATATTAAATGCAGCCTGCATAAAAGCAGCGGCCATCATTTCACTTTTTGGTGCAGCTTTCATCATCATGATATTAATCGGTGCCGCAACCGACATCGACAAAGCTCCGCAAATGAAGGTTAACACCAACGAAATACTTTGATATTGAGAAAGGAAAAATACTCCTGCCAATGAAGTCATCATTAAAAATAATAATAACGAACAGGTTTTTTCCGGACCTAATCTGTCTGAAAGAAAACCTCCTGCCAAGTTTCCAACAACCATTCCTGCACCTGCAAGAATCATCACATAAGCCATATAACCGCTTTCAATTTTTGAAACCACCGTCATTAAAGGTGTGATGTAGCTAAACCAAGTAAATAATCCACCAAAACCGATTGCCGTAATCATTAAAACCAACCAAGATTGTTTCCCTTTTAGGAATTTTAATTCTTCCAAGAAATGACTGTCTTCCTTTTTTTCCATTGCAGGAAGCCAAAGTTTTAAAGCTAATAAAGTGGCAATCCCAATCACACCAACAATTGCAAAATACCAACGCCAGTGAAATTCATGTCCGATGTAAGTTACCAAAGGAACCATCGCCAAATTGGCAACCGTTAATCCGGTAAACATTAATGAAATATACAATGCCTCTTTTCCTTTTCCTGCCATTCTTGATGCAACCACAGTTCCTACTCCGAAGAATGCACCGTGTGGTAAGCCAGACATAAATCTGATAATCAACATCGAATTATAATCAGGCGCAATAGCAGATAAAGCATTAAAAATTGTGAAAATTACCATCAAAGCAAGCAATACTTTTTTAGGTGGAAATTTTACAGAATACCCAATCAAAATGGGTGCTCCAATTACTACTCCCAAAGCATACGCCGCAATTAAATGACCAGCTTGCGGAATGGTAATCTGCAGTGTTTTTGCAATATCGGGAAGCAATCCCATAATCGTAAATTCTGTAGTTCCGATTGCCAAACCACCGATTGCCAAAGGCAAAATTCTTTTATCAAACATCATTAATCAATAATTATTTAAAGCAATATTACCATTGCTTCTTTTAAAAGCACAAAAGTAACTATAATTGGAAAGAAAATGTTGAAAGGTTTGATATAAATTTTATATCAGAACTATAATTAAATCAACTTAACCAATCTTTGAATCAAAAAAATCGCCTCAAAAATTGAAGCGATTTATATTTTAATGAATATGTTTTTCAGCATGGTAGGAACTTCTCACCAAAGGCGAACTTTCAACGTGTCTG
Coding sequences within it:
- a CDS encoding amidohydrolase family protein translates to MKKKISIVFLLCFVITNFYSQTYIHNVTVVDVINQKLIPNQTVVLTKEIISEIKPSKKIKIPNNAKTINGEGKFLIPGMTDSHVHFFQSGGLYTRPDALDLRNKMPYEKEISWVHQNMEDFLNRYLKLGITSVIDVGATYNFLSQKNSLQKANLPTVYMTGPLLTTYEPEVFKNRGKDEPFKLVLTAEDAKKMVQEQLPYKPDFIKIWYILGGDKKDMEANARKYEAVVKSAIDEAHKNNLKVAIHATERITAQIAVENGADFLVHNIEDEIVPDSFVKLLKSKKVILNPTLTVAGNYYKTYGQKNNYNTFELNNSNPEAIGSIQDLKHLSGSSDSAIVKKLKTRFNLPQMDVYISKKDSIRSINLKKLSDGGITIAAGTDAGNIGTQHATSFISELDAMKKSGMSNWQVLQSATINPAKIFNKENISGSVSTGKIADLVLLNSNPVENIEHLTEVNLVFKNGEAIDSEKAIKETPEMLVQKQLNGYNARNIDAFLEPYSEDAELYTFPNKLISKGKEAMRTSYTEMFKRLPELHCEIKNRIVNGNFVIDQESVSGMRKGQKVEATAIYEIKDAKIIKVYFLP
- a CDS encoding SIMPL domain-containing protein (The SIMPL domain is named for its presence in mouse protein SIMPL (signalling molecule that associates with mouse pelle-like kinase). Bacterial member BP26, from Brucella, was shown to assemble into a channel-like structure, while YggE from E. coli has been associated with resistance to oxidative stress.), which translates into the protein MKNHLNLSKASVLALLSLLIFSISVKAQMSGNQVYRDVNSYNKTSTFYPESKHFYATDSTLTVTASILLNQKADQFKIALGLNEEAESPKKALENINLRIANFLKRLSSLGIKKEEVYVDFISQTKVYDFDIEPNQKLVSQKIKGFEIKKNIIINTNDHSKIEKIIYEASDFQIYDIIKIDYINTNIEQIHQNLLKEAYAIINRKKDDYLGKFKHELIGNPIANSNFSYVFPETQYQQYTAYESSDFDVVRGNYNNDYYIKKLERKGKTFYYEGIKYLGYDKVINNETPEIGIQYMVNLSVKYDFKKNR
- a CDS encoding SIMPL domain-containing protein — encoded protein: MKLKHLLLVGIFAAGSWVNAQEVKKNAIEVTGVAEMEVEPDEIIFSIGIKADNKNQLADSEKLLFETLKNNGVKNEDIKFKSMYQNLYSKTTKFTKSFQFKVNAKTNVSKLFEDLNQKWVSNLNIAEIKNTKIADFRKTVKINALKAAKEKADYLLGSINKKTGDAIEIIEIEDYMSDSIMPVAYRSKMANVQLEAADQSMDYSFDNIENIKLKYSIKTKYEIL
- a CDS encoding DUF4139 domain-containing protein, which gives rise to MVSFFKSQEIKKEIDVKQATVFLQGAKVFGSTNVTLQKGRNIVKIINLPNDLDENTYKINLEKNTTLLSITPQSNYLKNDELTDGEKKLDDERKKFQRQVNLLNIQIKNLTGEQNIINDNLKVSTNDKSTPQEQLIKLTEFYRKRMLDIDNQVFLLTEQKTTLDESIAKINKQFSEEQTHKTQNRKELILEILAENEMNLNLGLSYIVSNAGWVPSYDLRALSTKKPLEIVYKGKIYQKTGQDWNNVKLFVSTYRPSYNQNRPILSPLYVAEYTAYNNEDAKVGYMQKAKAEMSNSYQMRAETAAPSQIPVATVSDNQMNILYELNYNQTIVSQEKEQYVILDKKNVEANYKYHTVPKLNNQVFLMAFVKNWQNLNLISGEANVYFEDNYIGKTNITSNYIKDEFPISLGIDERIVVKRIKLEDKTAQKSFNSNKWETESYEISIRNNTKESIELEVLDQIPLSENQKITVKTLNIGDGDFDTKTGSILWNRKINSGASEKINFSYEVKYPKEMQIQYYSR
- a CDS encoding vWA domain-containing protein, which encodes MNTLKVLTVTASVFAFLSAGKISDNRCSSKANEREIVESNISNQPQISVSKDNKIQVALLLDTSNSMDGLIDQAKSRLWNIVNTLTTLKYNGQAPQVEIALYEYGNDGLKDENYIRQVTPLTQDLDLVSEKLFALKTNGGNEYCGAVIRDASANLKWDGNEKSMKLIYIAGNEPFDQGKISYKDVISKAKTKNIYTNTIFCGSREEGIQSHWQNGASLGDGKYFNIDSDQKVIYIETPYDVKISQYNSKLNDTYISYGNRGYEMKNKQTTQDSNAEMQSASNAVERAVSKSKKNAYKNDHWDLVDKVEKDKSYISSIKEEELPSELKGKSKDEIKKIVAQKSADRDKIQKEIEVLARKRQEFIDVETKKRGSSEGDDLGKAIERSIVELAKKNGYSF
- a CDS encoding NAD(P)/FAD-dependent oxidoreductase; the protein is MDLKSNEPFWLLKNGLISSYPSLKSDEECDVLIIGGGITGSLIAHQMIKDGYQTILIDKREICNGSTSATTSMLQYEIDTPLYELIEMIGEKGAVESYKACSKSIDDLEKLTKEIKARSGFKRKQSLYFASKKKDAIWLEKEYEARRKSGFDVTWLGIEDIEEKFGFQNTYGGILSKQGASIDAFKFAHELLRFNVNKGLKVFDKTEMKSVKYLRDHNLALTTDGFNIKAKKIIYCVGYESSTMIKEHFVDLKSTFAVVSEIDNDKFKNIEHTLVWNTDDPYIYMRSTDDERLLIGGGDEDFSDPQKRDSLLNKKEKEILKNLKRIKPDYHFYTDFVWAGTFGETKDGLPYIGAHEGFKNSYFVLGFGGNGITFSVTGMEMASAFMKNKAHQLSEYFKFGR
- a CDS encoding STAS/SEC14 domain-containing protein: MITILNDAPENVAAFNATGEVTREDFENLVIPYVKSKIEQFDELNYLLYLDTDLSNFTMGAWLQDALLGIKNITKWNRAAIVTDEEGVQNFTDIFSVLMPGEFKSFPKENLYNALYWCQNGNEVHK
- a CDS encoding MFS transporter is translated as MMFDKRILPLAIGGLAIGTTEFTIMGLLPDIAKTLQITIPQAGHLIAAYALGVVIGAPILIGYSVKFPPKKVLLALMVIFTIFNALSAIAPDYNSMLIIRFMSGLPHGAFFGVGTVVASRMAGKGKEALYISLMFTGLTVANLAMVPLVTYIGHEFHWRWYFAIVGVIGIATLLALKLWLPAMEKKEDSHFLEELKFLKGKQSWLVLMITAIGFGGLFTWFSYITPLMTVVSKIESGYMAYVMILAGAGMVVGNLAGGFLSDRLGPEKTCSLLLFLMMTSLAGVFFLSQYQSISLVLTFICGALSMSVAAPINIMMMKAAPKSEMMAAAFMQAAFNIANAMGAFLGGIPLEHGLSYNYPSLVGVGMTVIGLIISIVYFYLYRSSDEDEKEIAVECATCDQ